DNA from Daphnia pulicaria isolate SC F1-1A chromosome 3, SC_F0-13Bv2, whole genome shotgun sequence:
ctaccagaagtttggaaacgcgcaAGAGGAGcggagagaagcttatgtaaaaagccgattttcgCCGCGTTCCCCAAAAATCGGGTTTTTGACGGAgggtgttgaaattttttttggaagtagCCATAATAGTTGGctacttcctgaatttttttcaacgaagctctttattttgctttttttggcGTGTTTGTAGGGCTATTTTTTCCCTAATTAGAGAGCGGCAAAGTAGCCACTTTTTAATACGCTTGTATAGCgtgtttccaaatttttagATCCATTTGTAGCTGCCCTCCCCTTagatataaaaatctgaaaacaaattcaggAAGTAGCCAACTATTATGGctacttccaaaaaaaatttcaacacccTCCGTCAAAAACCCGATTTTTGGGGAACGCGGcgaaaatcggctttttacataagcttctctccgctcctctcgcgcgtttccaaacttctggAAGGTACTGTAGGTGCATATGCAAGCGATGAAGGCGAGTAGAAAGACATTCCCAGACTAGGAATGTAAGGACTCCTGCTCAGACCAGGTGATCCTGGCCTTCCCAGTTGAATCACTTTTGGGAAAGTTGGTTCACGGATTTCACACGTTTTCCGTCACGACGAAATAGAGGCAGCGGCACTCTAGAACGCTTATGCGTGCATACCATTCGCACGTAAGCAAACTCTCTGGgaaccaaaagaaagaaaaatgtgatgGGGGAAGGAGACGAGAAGTGAAATAAGTCGTCCGCATCGGACGgatgaaacgaaaaatatctgattatttttttggtctaCCTTAAAacataattcaaaaattatgtAATAGGCTATTTATATTAACAAAACCGTCTTGATTTATTCTGCCACGTTTTTGCCGTTAAGCCCGTTGGGCGGCTTACGTATACCACCAGCAGCGATAGCTACGGGGAAAAGGACAACGACTGAACTGAATTGAATGTTCCCGCTACCCCTATAGCTATACCGattacgagaaaaaaaaatgaataacgcTTGCAGAAGAGATTTCGATTTGGAACTTCGATGTTGTTTTCATATCAATTCAATAGATTGCGAAAAATGCACGTAACACGATCCCGAACGGCGCAATTACGAGCACAGGAAAGGGGAGAACAAATAGACCCAGCAGTGATTGCAAATCAAATACAAGTGAATCCTGCTGATGCACAAGGACCACCCATTATTGAAGATCAACAAATAGACCCACCGATTGAAGATGTTGATCCTGCTGCACGAGAACCAGACATTAATGATGATCAACAAGGGTAAGATCACTCTTTTTTATGTGTGATGTCTTCTCGCCTCTTAGGTGAATTGCTGTGTTTTCTGGTGATAGATGTACACATCTATAAGGATGATTTTCACACGCGAAAATTGTGAAAcaaacaatgaaacaattttttatttattaaaggaATGGCGAACGTCAACACAGACGACCAGCTGACTATTACAGACCTGTAATACGCCGCCTTCGGGGCTTTATCGATAATCATCGAACCCAAATTGAAACTGATTTAAGAaatcaccaacaacaacaaagacaGAATCGGGAAGCCCTTGAGTTGCTCCTTaatgaaagaaatgaacacCTGAATCAATCCGAGGTATTGTCATTTTTTACCGGTCGCAATCTATATTAATTTACGTGTCTAAATCTGTCTTAATGTTTTCTTATCTCAGAGAGATCTAAACGTGATGGTAGAACAATTGGAGATCGTTTTTCGACGACAAGAAGAGGAATTTATAAGAAGACGTGATGAGCTTaatcagcgtgaaaatcaACTCAACCAAACAGAAATCCGTCTGAATGGCCGTTCTCTTTTTAACGAACAACGCAACATATATCTGCATAACCTGGAAAGAAGTCTTTTGCAAAGAGAACGACGGATCCTACCACAACTTAACCGGCGACATCAACACGATCAACACAGAGGCGGGAGACGTCGTCGGTAAACGGTTATAGGACTATCCTTCTGTCatccccttttgtaaactttCATAAATGCCATAACTCTAATCAACGAAAATACACAGCATTTATagatatttgaaatatttcatactATTCTCTTTATCTTCCATCTACGTGGGAGAGCTGGGAACCGCAAAATATACAACAAATTGAACCATTACGTCGATTTTAATCTACGCGAGTTAGTGGTGATGAATAATTAGCAGACGGTGTAacgtaggaaaaaaaatataaggaaTAAAGGATTGGCGTGCTGGGTGCTATGTTGGATGAACAACATGAAAGGAGAAAACTGACGGCAATAGAAGGGCCCGACTCGGACCACAAATGTAACCCACCCACGGTGATTTGGCGGTCAtgcagaaaatttatttttcataggaGACCAAAGTTCTACTAATGTTGCCTTAATTGTCTCATCTTGtgtgttcaaaaacatgtcGTCGGTAGATTCTGATAGATAGTCTACTGGTAGATTCTCGGGTATTTGATGTCGGCATCGATGTCAATTGTCACGGTTGGAACCGGTCGAAACATAAACACACATACACGTGAAACAAACCGCAATCAGTCACAACAAGACAACAGGTACCTGTAATATTTACACAAGATGTTCACTTTTAGGTGTACTCCAgaacagcaccaccaccagttTTTAAACTTAGAAAACTCGCACTCGTGTCGTCGATTTTACGTCCACCCAGTTGTCCGCGTTTGAAAAGACTGACGTTTTCCTCACAGACAAAAGAGTTCGAACCAACCCCCCCTACTAGCACAGAgatatccataggatatcctatggatgTCAGAGCCGATCCAGTTGGATGTCCCAGTTGGACGTCCTATGGATGTTTAAAGGATATACTAATGTCCTCTCCTGTGGACGTCCAACTTGGGATATCCATGGACGTCCAAAAAACGGACGTCTTTGGTATCAGTtaaaaatttgggaaaaattaaaatatgttACTTTATCGggggatcgaacccgggactccTGAATGCTATGCCAGTGCTATGCATCAATGCTATACTTGTTCTTATGAATATGAAACAAAGGGGATACTCAAGCTTCCCTACTAGCACACAATGTCCACAGGACGTTCTATGGATATCATGTGAACGAAAACCGTCCGTCTGTTTAGCGTCAGCTACGGATATCCTATGGATGGAATGTTTGGATCAAGAAAACACGGTCCATACTGGGATGTCCTATGGATGTCCATCGGTACCAATCTGGGATGTGAAATTAATCGTTCGTTTCAGATCCTTATTCTGATATCCATACGATGTCCAATACTCATCACGAATGTACGGCTGACTTCACATCCGAGATTGGTACCAGATGGACATTCATAGGACATCCCAGTATGACCATCCGCGACCAACCGTTATCTGGATCAAAATATACCATCCATAGGATATCCGTAGCTAACGCTAAACGGACAAACGGAAAATGGACCGTCGGATATCCAATGGACGTCCTATGGACAATGTGTGCTAGTagggccccccccccccaatggTTGCTGGGTCTGATAGGTgctggtaaaatatttttatcgacGTCCCTAGTGGTCTAAATTGTGAGATCCATTATTTCGGGGAATAAATTATTGTGAATTTCTGAATTTCTAAGAAAATGTGTACATCAGAGTAGGCTATATCAGCACAAGAGATTAAAAATACAATCGTTTACcaaaaataatattgaaaaagattaaataaatttatcatGCATGTCATATACCAGCTCAGCTCAGCAGATAACCATTATCTATTTGGGTTGCTTATTCTCGTGCGCGTAATTCACATCCAGTGTAATTCTATATCCCCAATTGGCCCtgattgaattaaattaacaaTTACAAATTCGTATTTTTCAGCATTGGCACGGGGACAAATCGGGAAAAATAGAATGATCATCCCTGTTCTCACTTAGTTAAGGCAGGCATGCTGCATGCTCAGCTTCCGATCCGTTTCATATTTAGTCACTGTTTCAGTGATGATCAATTAATTTcccattaattaaaaaatacgaatacggtataattatcctccAATTTTCACGTTTGTGTTTCATTCAATATGTCATTGTAATGCATCCTATCTTTGCTGaggtgtttaaaaaatttgaaaattgtttcGCTTTTGGATTCTAACAACTACCCATAGAGGGCAACGCTTATCGGAACGAGCCTGCGCTACAGAAACTcactatacaaaaaaaatatgcgtCGGGGTAcagagaaaaatattcaccAGTCACAACTCTAGGCGCATTGTTTTTAAACGTCTTGAATAAACGCGCATCTCCtcgttttaattgaaatatttccaattaatttttcaatcaaattttgattcaCTTTCCCCTTTTAGACTTTAGATAATTGAATTCAGCTGCCGCAATCGCTAGCTGTATTTGTATTCTAAAAATAATAGGCATCGTTCATTTTACGTTATATTCATTTTAACCTTACTACcccataaaaatttaaaaattcgacAGACGCTCaaagtaaaaatgtttgacaaaattattttcctgCTTTTTGTTGCGTCCGtcgttttctccaacccgAGTAAGTACAAACCTTCTTCAAGTTCAGCAATTTCAtcgctttttttctctttctaattcaatttcaatatcAATGATTTTTGTGTTGTCTGTATTATTTTCCTATTTGATCAAGTTctcaaacaaaatattattcttgGTTATTATCCTACTATTCGTTGCTGACATGCCTAGCCGGAAACTATCCATCGATCTATACAACGGAGCGATGAAATTTTTATCGTTACAGCAGTTTATCGCTTAAACCCTAAAGTATGTTGGGTGGGGGTGGGGAGTGGTACTGGGGACGGTTTCCTTTGACGGAAACTGATaaaagctggaaaaaaaaatgtgttttcaaAGAAGGATTTCAACGATGGATCATGTTCAAGTCACAATTAATACCGACAAGCGTCGGATCTTTTTGTAATTATATAAAGGCTCCTATTGAATAAAAGCTATATAACCGTCGTGATCTTTTACAGTCATGCGATATGTAATTTTATATTCCTATTAGTGAACGAAGCCGAAAAGATTGACGAACTGAAGAAGCTGGAGAGATGCAGCTTGCCACCCGTTAAACCAAACTCGTTCATTTGTTCTCTTACTATCACCCCTTCTTGGACTTATGACGCCAAAGCCGGAGAGTGTCTGAGCTACCAGTACGGAGGTTGCGGAAAAACAACGAATCTTTTTGGATCCCAGGATGAGTGCAAAGCTGCTTGTAGTCGTGGACCGGGTAAGATAACATCTAGACACAACGGTTATCTCTTAGAATTCTGTTTATGCCATTTTATTTATGCCAGTAGTTCATtctcaaaaatttttattgaatcacGAATGAAACAGCTAAGGAAAAATCGCTTCAAGAACTATGTTGGTATCGCAACGTTTCCTACTACGCTGGCCAAGAGATTGCCCAGGTCAACAAGGACGATGCGTGCAAAACAGATTGTTTTTGCGAGAAGAGTGACAACCAGTAATAAGAACCGTTATTCTCGACTTGATTGCGCCACTGATTAAACTTGAATGAACAAATATCTTGAAGTCGAGGTGGGGCCACCATCAAATGTAACCAGATCGTCTGCGACGAACTCATCCCGCCGCAAGAGGAAGGCTGCGTTCTAGTCACGTTACCCGGCGCCTGTTGCCCGTCTTATAAATGCCGTAACAAGAGACAAACATAACGGTAGATCGATTGATGTACTAATACTAGTtttgaatcaatttttcatttacagcGGAGAGAAGTCTAGATCAGGAAGGTACCCCAGATGACATTTGTGTTTTTAACGGTAAAGGGTATCTTAAGGGACAGGCGATTCCTTCCGGCGATCCGTGTAAGCGATGCGTCTGTGTGGACGGATTCAGCGGTAAGATTCATTCATAAAACATGAGATATTCAACATAAATGCATTgtgactttttgaaaaaaacaaaaaaaaaacaacaacaaacaggtTTGAATAGTCCGGGCTGCCACGAAGTTCACTGTATCTTAGATAATCGCATTGGATGTAACCCCGTTTACACGCCAGGAGTCTGTTGCCCAACTAGTTACAGGTGTAATTCGCCGATGGCAAAATTTTTCCCGCAAATCGATTCAGATCTTTCGCGCATCAAGTGGGGACATGGAATCAACAGCAAAGTGCAGCTTAACACGTCCCTTTACGGTtagtcttttttcgttttcgttaATATgtcccttatttttatttccattaaaATGATTCgacttaataattttaaagggAAAGACATGATGATTGAAGCTGACGTTTCTATGGGTACCATTGTTGGTGGTGACGGAAG
Protein-coding regions in this window:
- the LOC124329422 gene encoding uncharacterized protein LOC124329422, producing MHVTRSRTAQLRAQERGEQIDPAVIANQIQVNPADAQGPPIIEDQQIDPPIEDVDPAAREPDINDDQQGNGERQHRRPADYYRPVIRRLRGFIDNHRTQIETDLRNHQQQQRQNREALELLLNERNEHLNQSERDLNVMVEQLEIVFRRQEEEFIRRRDELNQRENQLNQTEIQNDGSYHNLTGDINTINTEAGDVVGKRL
- the LOC124329334 gene encoding uncharacterized protein LOC124329334, giving the protein MFDKIIFLLFVASVVFSNPMNEAEKIDELKKLERCSLPPVKPNSFICSLTITPSWTYDAKAGECLSYQYGGCGKTTNLFGSQDECKAACSRGPAKEKSLQELCWYRNVSYYAGQEIAQVNKDDACKTDCFCEKSDNHRGGATIKCNQIVCDELIPPQEEGCVLVTLPGACCPSYKCPERSLDQEGTPDDICVFNGKGYLKGQAIPSGDPCKRCVCVDGFSGLNSPGCHEVHCILDNRIGCNPVYTPGVCCPTSYRCNSPMAKFFPQIDSDLSRIKWGHGINSKVQLNTSLYGKDMMIEADVSMGTIVGGDGSILPIMAHPPLVSSDLSLEEFMDTILNSGTFKGIKLDFKDIEALEPSLMAIKSRASKITAPLWLNADILAGPVNATTKPVDIGRFLDLTKSYFPDSVLSVGWTTRFGPQMTWPLQIINEGSYTMDHMIQMRDALHAAQIRQPVTFPIRAGLSTSPESQRNILWLLEQIENSSLTVWSSQYDIVDVPALMKLVNHIGKENIFVDVPSGLSCEIQHFEE